GAGTTTTTTCTCGTTGATCAGCATGGTTTGCTTGGTTTGCCACTGCGCCCAGGCGTCTTTAGATATTTCGTTATAGATGCGCTTGCCCAGATCGCCGGGATAGAGCTGGAAATCCTGCCCTTCGGCGTCGCGTTGTAAAAAAGTACAAAAAATCGTTCTGCTCATGCTTCTTCCTCATCAATTGCGCAGGCATTCAAACGTGTAGACTGCGGGTGAGCCAGCTCCCTCAGCAGGCGTTCTACCGGGGCTGCCAGTCCGACAGACGGCGGCTGCGCTAAGTTATACCAGAGACCCGCATCGTCATCCATGCAGGACCTGTTTTGTGAGCGATCGGTCTGCGATACGTCCAGCCAGAGCGGTACGATATCCAGATGAAAATGGCTAAATGTATGGCGGAACGCGACAAGCTGTTGCAATCCATCAGGATTCAGACCGCGTTGTTGCAGCCAGAGTTCCAATTCCCGACGTTCGCTGAACTGCGGAAAGCAAAATAGCCCTCCCCACAGACCCACGGCGGGGCGCTGTTGCAGCCAGACCTGAGATCCCTGCTGCATCAATAGGAACCAGCCAGTTTTCTCCGGCAGCGTCTGTTTTGGTTTCTTGCCGGGGTATTGCGCCCAACTGTGGTTGGCGTACGCCATGCAACCGGTGCTCAGCGGGCACAGCTCGCACTTTGGACGGCTGCGGGTGCACACCATCGCGCCGAGATCCATCATTGCCTGATTAAACTGGCTGACGCCCTCGGCTGGCGTCACGTCCTCACTCCGTGCCCACAGTTTCTTCTCGACCTCTTTCTTGCCCGGCCAGCCCTCAACGGCGTAGCAGCGTGCCAGCACGCGCTTCACGTTGCCGTCGAGAATCGGGTAATGCTGGCCGAGAGAGAGCGACAGCACGGCACCGGCGGTAGAACGCCCGACGCCCGGCAGCGCCGCGACTTCGTCAAAGGTCGTGGGGAAGTCGCCGCTGTGGCGTGACACGATGGTCTGTGCTGCTTTGTGCAGGTTGCGCGCACGGGCGTAGTAGCCCAGCCCGGTCCATAAGTGGAGCACTTCGTCCAGCGGCGCTGCCGCCAGCGCGCTCACATTGGGAAAACGTTCCATAAAGCGTTGGAAATAGGGAATAACCGTGGTGACCTGCGTTTGTTGCAACATCACTTCGGATAGCCATACTTTATAGGGAGTTTTCTCAAGCTGCCACGGCAGGGTTTTGCGGCCATAGCGTTGATACCAGTCCAGCACCTGATGGGCGAACTGTTGCGCTTGCATCATAAAATGGGGTCACTATCCGACAGGTAAAAAGTTTGACAGCGATTCCAGCACAGAGTGAATGTGCTGTAAACCGGAACTTTCCGAGGCGGTGGGCTTGCTAAACCACGGTATCCTTGCATAATGCGCGTTTCCTTAACGAAATCGGACAGCAAGTAAGCACTCTTTATGATTAACAACGTCATTTCACCGGAATTTGATGAAAATGGGCGCCCGATGCGTCGTATCCGCAGTTTTGTCCGCCGTCAGGGGCGTTTGACCAACGGGCAACAGCTGGCGCTGGATAACTACTGGCCGGTGATGGGCGTGGAATATCAAACCGAACAGGTAGATTTTAACGCGCTATTTGGTCGTGACGCGCCAGTGGTGCTGGAAATTGGTTTTGGGATGGGCGCCTCGCTGGTAACGATGGCGGCACAGCATCCTGAACAGAATTTCCTCGGTATTGAAGTTCACCTTCCGGGCGTGGGGGCGTGTCTCGCTTCCGCACAGGAGGCGGGCATCAGCAATCTGCGCGTGATGTGCCACGATGCGATCGAAGTGCTGACGAAGATGATCCCCGATGGATCGCTGTCGATGGTTCAACTCTTCTTCCCTGACCCGTGGCATAAAGCCCGTCATAATAAACGCCGCATCGTCCAGGTGCCTTTCGTTGAACTGGTGCAAAGCAAGTTGAAGGTTGGCGGCGTGTTCCATATGGCAACAGATTGGGAACCTTATGCGCAACATATGCTCGAAGTGATGACGTCTGTCGCCGGGTACCGCAACCTTTCCGATAAGAATGACTACGTTGAGCGGCCGGATTCCCGTCCGCTGACGAAATTTGAAGCGCGCGGCCAGCGTTTGGGGCATGGCGTATGGGATCTGATGTTTGAGAGGATAAAATAAAATGGCACAAGCTCGTAGCCGTCGTTTACGTAAAAAACTGCACATTGATGAGTTTCAGGAATTAGGCTTTTCGGTCAGCTTCCGCTTTCCTGAAGGCACTAACGTGGAAGACATCGATCAACTGATGGATAAGTTCGTTGATGAGGTGATTGAACCACAGGGTCTGGCATTTGAAGGCAGCGGTTATCTGTACTGGGAAGGTCTCATCTGCTTGCAAAAACTGGGTCACTGTACCGAAGAACACCGCCAACTGGTTAGTCGCTGGTTGGAAGAACAGAAACTGACGGATGTGAAAGTCAGCGATCTGTTCGATATCTGGTGGGATCTGCCAGAAAACCTGCTGTAATTTTTGCTTCAGTAAAAGCAGAAGAGCTTTGGTTTACACCAACGCGTTAAGCTAAGTAAAAAAGCGCCTGAGCGGATGATGGCTCAGGCGTTATCCGCCTCATCAAAGGGCACATTGCTGCTTTCTCGCTACTGCCGTTGTTTTCTTCAGGAGAAAATATGTCGCGTAAAATGACCTTGGGTTTATTGATGTTGCTGTCCTGGCAAGCGCAGGCAGCTTACCAGTGCAACGTGAACCCGCAGGACGACATTATTATTAGTCCGCAGCACGTGCAGGTCGTGGGTGCCAGCGGCAATTTACAGCTTTCCCCGCAGGGCGACATCGTCCGTAACGGTACGCCGCTTACCCTGAATGCCGAACAGCGCCAGAAGGCTAAAGCCTATCAGGCGGATTTGCGCCAGCAACTGCCGTGGATCGATCAGGGCGCGCAACAGCATCTTGAAAAAGCGCGAGTCGCGCTGGATAAAGTGATCGTGCAGGAGCTCGGCAGCGACAGCAATGTGCGTAACCGTCTGACTACGCTGGATAAACAGCTCAAACAGCAGATGAACCGTATTATCGAACACCGCAGTGATGGTCTGACGTTCCACCATCAGGCGATTAAACAGGTTGAGCAAGATGGCAAGCAGATCGTGCAGCAAAGCATGGGCGGCGTCTTGCAGGATAGCCTGAACGAGATGGGCGTAAAACAGATGTCAAGCGGCGGTAACCCGCTACAGGCAATGATGGGCAACCTAGGCGGTTTGCAGAAAGCGATTCAGGCCGAGTGGAATAATCAGGAACTGGAGTTCCAGCGTTTTGGTAATGACGTATGCAGTCGCGTGACGTCGTTAGAAAACCAGCGCAAGAGCCTGCTGCAAACGCTGAAGTAATCGTTCAGCGTTTTTGTTCACGCCTTGTTTTGTGGATGCATTGTTTTTGTGAATGCATTGTTTTTGTGAACCCATTGTTTTTGTGAACCCATTGTTTTTGTGAACCCATTGTTTTTGTGAACCCATTAAAGAAAACCGGGCAGTGCCCGGTTTTGTCGTTTACGGTGCTGGGAACGTGAATCGACGGTGGATCGCTTCCAGTTCATCAAGGATCTCGCCGTCCAGCGTCAGGTTTTGGCTGTCGAGGTTGATTTGTAACTGCTCCAGCGTGGTCGCACCTAACAACGTGCTGGCGACGAACGGCTGCTGACGCACAAATGCCAATGCCATTTGCGCCGGATTCAAACCGTGCTTTTGCGCCAGCGCCACGTACTCGGCAACGGCCGCCTGAGCCTGCGGGCCGGTATAGCGGGTGAAGCGGCTAAATAGCGTGTTGCGCGCGTTAGCGGGTTTTGCGCCATTCAGGTATTTACCCGTCAGCGTACCGAATGCCAGTGACGAATAGGCGAGAAGTTCTACGCCTTCATGCTGGCTGATTTCCGCTAAGCCGACTTCAAAACTGCGGTTCAGCAGGCTGTAGGGGTTCTGGATAGACACAATGCGCGGCAGATCGTGTTTTTCCGCCAAATGCAGATAGCGCATCACGCCCCACGGGGTTTCGTTAGAGACGCCGACGTAGCGAATCTTACCGGCACGAACCTGTTCACTCAGCGCTTCCAGCGTTTCCAGCAGCGTAACGACCGGTTTGTCGTCAGTATATTGATAGGCCAGCTTGCCAAAACAATTGGTCTGGCGCTGTGGCCAATGCAACTGATAAAGGTCGATATAGTCAGTGTTCAAGCGTTGCAGACTGGCGTCCAGCGCAGCACGGATATTTTTTCTGTCCAGCGCCTGCTGCGGGCGGATGCTGTGATCGTTTCCGCGCACAGGACCGGAGACTTTGCTCGCCACAATCAGTTTTTCACGGCCGCCACGGGATTTCAGCCAGGAACCGATATAGCTCTCGGTTAACCCCTGTGTTTCCGGGCGTGGAGGAACGGCGTACATTTCTGCTGTGTCAATCAGGTTAACACCTGCGGCAATGGCGTGATCTAACTGGGCATGAGCGTCTGCTTCGCTGTTCTGTTCGCCAAAGGTCATCGTACCAAGACCCAGCACGCTCACTTCTAAAGAACTATGGGGAATACGGTGATATTGCATTGCCAGCTTCCTTATGTCTGAAAATAGCAGGTGTCTTTCTCCTCATTTCCGCATGATTTTTTGCGATTCCAATGAGTTTGGGAGAACACACCTGAATTTGACTATAACGAAGCCGTGGCGAGTGGGGAAGTCTCTTCTGCTGCCCTTTAGCAGGATTCTGCCAGAGTGCGTCGCCCGATGGGGGGAATATCGGGCTAACGCTGCCGTTAGCGCTGCACGATCTGGGAAACTTGGTCGCTGTTGATCTGTTTCTGATTACCTTGCTCATCGATATAGCTGAGCAGCCCGGTATCTTTATCCAGCACGGGTTTTCCCTGCGTCAGAAGCATTTGCCCCTCTTTTGTCGCCATCA
The genomic region above belongs to Pectobacterium colocasium and contains:
- a CDS encoding oxidative damage protection protein; this encodes MSRTIFCTFLQRDAEGQDFQLYPGDLGKRIYNEISKDAWAQWQTKQTMLINEKKLSMMNVDDRKLLEQEMIKFLFEGKDVHIEGYTPPSH
- the mutY gene encoding A/G-specific adenine glycosylase yields the protein MMQAQQFAHQVLDWYQRYGRKTLPWQLEKTPYKVWLSEVMLQQTQVTTVIPYFQRFMERFPNVSALAAAPLDEVLHLWTGLGYYARARNLHKAAQTIVSRHSGDFPTTFDEVAALPGVGRSTAGAVLSLSLGQHYPILDGNVKRVLARCYAVEGWPGKKEVEKKLWARSEDVTPAEGVSQFNQAMMDLGAMVCTRSRPKCELCPLSTGCMAYANHSWAQYPGKKPKQTLPEKTGWFLLMQQGSQVWLQQRPAVGLWGGLFCFPQFSERRELELWLQQRGLNPDGLQQLVAFRHTFSHFHLDIVPLWLDVSQTDRSQNRSCMDDDAGLWYNLAQPPSVGLAAPVERLLRELAHPQSTRLNACAIDEEEA
- the trmB gene encoding tRNA (guanosine(46)-N7)-methyltransferase TrmB, whose translation is MINNVISPEFDENGRPMRRIRSFVRRQGRLTNGQQLALDNYWPVMGVEYQTEQVDFNALFGRDAPVVLEIGFGMGASLVTMAAQHPEQNFLGIEVHLPGVGACLASAQEAGISNLRVMCHDAIEVLTKMIPDGSLSMVQLFFPDPWHKARHNKRRIVQVPFVELVQSKLKVGGVFHMATDWEPYAQHMLEVMTSVAGYRNLSDKNDYVERPDSRPLTKFEARGQRLGHGVWDLMFERIK
- a CDS encoding YggL family protein — translated: MAQARSRRLRKKLHIDEFQELGFSVSFRFPEGTNVEDIDQLMDKFVDEVIEPQGLAFEGSGYLYWEGLICLQKLGHCTEEHRQLVSRWLEEQKLTDVKVSDLFDIWWDLPENLL
- a CDS encoding DUF2884 domain-containing protein is translated as MSRKMTLGLLMLLSWQAQAAYQCNVNPQDDIIISPQHVQVVGASGNLQLSPQGDIVRNGTPLTLNAEQRQKAKAYQADLRQQLPWIDQGAQQHLEKARVALDKVIVQELGSDSNVRNRLTTLDKQLKQQMNRIIEHRSDGLTFHHQAIKQVEQDGKQIVQQSMGGVLQDSLNEMGVKQMSSGGNPLQAMMGNLGGLQKAIQAEWNNQELEFQRFGNDVCSRVTSLENQRKSLLQTLK
- a CDS encoding NADP(H)-dependent aldo-keto reductase → MQYHRIPHSSLEVSVLGLGTMTFGEQNSEADAHAQLDHAIAAGVNLIDTAEMYAVPPRPETQGLTESYIGSWLKSRGGREKLIVASKVSGPVRGNDHSIRPQQALDRKNIRAALDASLQRLNTDYIDLYQLHWPQRQTNCFGKLAYQYTDDKPVVTLLETLEALSEQVRAGKIRYVGVSNETPWGVMRYLHLAEKHDLPRIVSIQNPYSLLNRSFEVGLAEISQHEGVELLAYSSLAFGTLTGKYLNGAKPANARNTLFSRFTRYTGPQAQAAVAEYVALAQKHGLNPAQMALAFVRQQPFVASTLLGATTLEQLQINLDSQNLTLDGEILDELEAIHRRFTFPAP
- a CDS encoding YgdI/YgdR family lipoprotein, with protein sequence MKMAVTLALLFTLAGCSSDYVMATKEGQMLLTQGKPVLDKDTGLLSYIDEQGNQKQINSDQVSQIVQR